DNA from Arthrobacter sp. PvP023:
GCCCCGGTCCTGGAACACCAGCAGGACCTGGAGGTCGACGACGACGACCTGGCCCTGGACACGCTCATTCCGGATTCCGCCAACCAGCCCTATGACATGCGCAAGGTCGTTGAGCAGATCGTGGACGACGGCCATTTCCTTGAGATGCAGGCCCTGTACGCTCCGAACGTAATGATCGGCTACGGCCGGATCGAAGGGCACACCGTAGGCGTCGTGGCCAACCAGCCCATGCAGTTTGCCGGCACCCTGGACATCTCGGCATCGGAAAAGGCCGCGCGCTTCGTCCGCCACTGCGACGCCTTTAATATCCCCATCATCACGCTGGTGGACGTGCCGGGCTTCCTGCCGGGCAAGGACCAGGAATTCCAGGGAATCATCCGCCGCGGTGCCAAGCTCCTGTATGCCTACGCTGAGGCCACCGTCCCCAAGCTCACGGTCATCACCCGCAAGGCATACGGCGGGGCCTACATCGTGATGGGATCCAAAAAGCTTGGCGCCGACCTTAACCTGGCCTGGCCCACGGCCCAGATCGGCGTCATGGGCGCGCAGGGCGCCGTCAACATCCTGTACCGCCGTGAGCTTGCCGCTGTTGCGGAAGCCGGCGGCGACGTCGAGGCCAAGCGCGCAGAGGTCATCCGGCAGTACGAGGAAGAGCTCCTTAACCCCTACCAGGCGGCCCAGCTTGGCTATGTGGATGCCGTTATTGCACCCTCGGAGACCCGGGTGCAGATCATCAAGGGCCTGCGTGCCCTGCGGGACAAGCGCGCCAGCCTTCCCGCCAAGAAGCACGGAAACATTCCGCTGTGAGCCCGGACGTGGAGCCGGCCGCGAAGGCGGCGGTTGAGCCCGGGCAGACCCCCGGCGGAAACGGCGCCGAGGCCGCCGAGCCGCTGTTCTCCGTGGTGAAGGGCGAACCGACAGACGTCGAGCTCGCGGCGCTGACCGCCGTCGTGCTCTCCCTCGGCAGCGCCGAGCCGGAAGGCAAGGCGAAGCCCAGTGTCCGCCACTGGGTGCGGCGGCAGCAGCTGCGCCTGGCCCCCGCCCCCGGGCCGGGAGCCTGGAAGCGCAGCCGCGGCTGAGGCGGAGCCGGGGTGGCCGCCGCAGCGGCGGTCCGCTGACACACCGAAAAGTTCAGTGAGTCTTTCATAACCGGGTTTGCCCCGTTAGTCTCGTGGGGTGACTACCGAATCCGCCGCCTCCGCGCGCCCCCATACAGCCATCGACGCCGTCGCCGACGGCTACACGGACACCCTGATACGGCTCAATCCGAGCTTCGCCACAGTGCTGGGCGTACCGGGCCACGAGACCGAGTTCCAGGACTTCTCGCCGGCCGGCATCGAAGGATTCATGGCTGCGGCCAGGGAGGCGCTCAGCGCACTTGACGGCCTGGAGCCGGTGGACGAGGTGGACGCCGTAACGCTCGACGCCATGCGCGAACGGCTGGGACTGCAGTTGGAAATCCACGCATCGGGCTGGGACGCCGCCGAGCTGAACAACATTGAATCGCCGGCGCAGAACATCCGCTCGATTTTCGACCTGATGCCCACCGACACCGCCGAACACTGGGAGCACATCGCCGGCCGTGCCCACAGCGTCCCCGGAGCGATCGACGGTTATATCGAGTCGCTGCGTTCCGCCAAGGAGCAGGGCAAGGTCTCCGCTGCCCGGCAGGTGGCCATCGTCATCGAGCAGGCCACCAAATACGCCGCCGGGGACGGCTTCTTCGCGAAGATGGCCGCCGGCGCAAAGACCAAGGACGGCCCGCTTTCCGCGGAACTGCAGGCAAAACTCGACGACGGCGCTGCCGCGGCCAGCGCAGCCTACGTGAAACTGGCCGACTTCCTGTCCGCCGAGCTGCTTCCCGTGGCACCTGCCAAGGACGCGGTGGGCCGGGACCGCTACGCACTGGCATCCCGGGCATTCCTCGGCGCGACGGTGGACCTCGACGAGACGTACGCCTGGGGCGTCCAGGAACTCGAGCGGC
Protein-coding regions in this window:
- a CDS encoding acyl-CoA carboxylase subunit beta gives rise to the protein MSHDLTTTAGKIADFRDRQARAEQPSGPEAIEKQHARGKNTARERIDLLLDADSFVEFDALAVHRSTAFGMEKKKPLGDGLVSGYGTVDGRPVAVYSQDFSVYGGSLSQVNGEKIVKVQEFALRNGCPVVGILDGGGARIQEGVASLAMFADIFRNNVHASGVVPQISLIMGPSAGGAAYSPALTDYVVMVDKTSHMFITGPDVIKTVTGEDVDMETLGGARQHNANTGTSTYLASDEADAIEFVRELLDFLPSNNLAEAPVLEHQQDLEVDDDDLALDTLIPDSANQPYDMRKVVEQIVDDGHFLEMQALYAPNVMIGYGRIEGHTVGVVANQPMQFAGTLDISASEKAARFVRHCDAFNIPIITLVDVPGFLPGKDQEFQGIIRRGAKLLYAYAEATVPKLTVITRKAYGGAYIVMGSKKLGADLNLAWPTAQIGVMGAQGAVNILYRRELAAVAEAGGDVEAKRAEVIRQYEEELLNPYQAAQLGYVDAVIAPSETRVQIIKGLRALRDKRASLPAKKHGNIPL
- a CDS encoding acyl-CoA carboxylase subunit epsilon, translated to MEPAAKAAVEPGQTPGGNGAEAAEPLFSVVKGEPTDVELAALTAVVLSLGSAEPEGKAKPSVRHWVRRQQLRLAPAPGPGAWKRSRG